From the genome of Lotus japonicus ecotype B-129 chromosome 6, LjGifu_v1.2, one region includes:
- the LOC130722847 gene encoding endoribonuclease Dicer homolog 2-like isoform X1 — MVEEALPMELDNQVVPDALPFARSYQIEALDKAIRENTIVFLDTGSGKTLIAIMLLRSYAYRLRKPSTSVAVFLVPTVVLVSQQAKALEAHTDLKVGMYYGDMGVDFWDAATWKQQIEKQEVLVMTPQILLDCLRHSFIKLQMIKVLILDECHHTKGRHPYSRIMTEFYHHQLQSGISDLPRIFGMTASPVKSKAGNSELTMSKYIRDLMTLMHSKVYTCTSEAVIREFMPISTPKFKFYEANALGIVFEELAIKLKKLKEQHELFLRSTDFTKSATEYAEKRITKFFCSLMYCLEDLGVWLAFKAAESLSSNETGPLSCGNSANKTVKMFCLATVQELKTYLLSGPQRSISDNMKHDVETGLLTSKVFCLIDTLLEYRDLTDLRCIVFVERVITAIVLPTLLNAVLPKYNSWKTKFVAGNNCGLQSQSKKVHDGIVDDFRKGLVNIIVATSILEEGIDVKSCNLVIRFDPCHNVCSFIQSRGRARMPHSDYILMVKSGDSVTCSRLEKYLSSGDIMRKESLRHSSLPCDPLESDLFHEETYRVESTGAIVNLISSIGLLHLYCSRLPADGYFKPTPRWDKDTGTLYLPKSCPLPAISVQGDRKMLKNIACLEACKQLHKIGALTDKLVPDIVVEEQEVEEFGSEPYDEKQPSYVPRELVNQVLKHGETTYHCYLIELKQNFSYDITVQNIYLATRVELNREIASMQFDMGFDKGSLSVSFIHKGAIHLSPDMVSLCKRFQVTILRILLDHNMDRLQTALEKCCLEDGLEIDYLLLPSMVNEQGPTIDWLTVNSVNSSKIGCQDHTPNIQTKDGLVCRCIIQNSLVCTPHNGYIYITTGMMNLDGTSPLKLKSGEVITYKNYFKKNHGTQLYFEHQRLLKAKRIFQVKNYCHGPKQEKDREASKTFVELPPELCCVIMSPISDITIYSFSFIPSIMHRLESLLVAVNLKMHMGSRWLNEIHALKVLEAITTKRCKETFHYESLETLGDSFLKYAVTQHLFQAYQNHHEGLLTLKRVKIISNAALCKLGCSCGLPLQGFIRNEPFDPNTWIVPGDKSGGLKLKELVSDGTKVYFSGMRNLKRKIIADVVEALIGAFLISGGENAALLFMDWVGIKVCFDIIPYERHFSTCVEKLVHISLLESKLKYSFRDSSLLVEALTHGSYMLPEVPTCYQRLEFLGDSILDYLITVHMYEKYPGMSPGQLTDMRAASVNNDCYAWSAIKAGLHKHILHVSQDLHKHITEALENFYRLSSSSTFGWDIDMETPFPKVLGDIIESLAGAILVDSGYNKEAVWKSIRPLLEPLVTPETFKLHPVAELHILCQRRNYTMNKKLYREDGGDLNCIIKVETDDGVIHQHKYRGPADRKTAQKLVSKEILKSLKQ; from the exons ATGGTGGAAGAAGCGCTTCCGATGGAATTGGATAACCAGGTCGTTCCCGATGCTCTTCCATTTGCTAGAAG CTATCAGATTGAAGCGTTGGATAAAGCAATCCGGGAAAATACCATTGTGTTTTTGGATACTGGTTCGGGCAAGACTTTGATAGCTATCATGCTTCTTCGCAGCTATGCATATAGACTGCGAAAGCCTTCTACTTCCGTTGCAGTGTTCTTGGTTCCCACAGTTGTGTTGGTTAGCCAA CAAGCTAAAGCCTTGGAAGCTCACACCGACTTAAAAGTGGGAATGTATTATGGAGATATGGGAGTTGATTTCTGGGATGCTGCTACGTGGAAACAGCAAATCGAGAAACAAGAG GTGCTTGTCATGACGCCTCAAATATTACTTGATTGCTTGAGGCATAGCTTTATTAAGCTACAAATGATCAAGGTTTTGATACTTGATGAATGCCACCATACAAAGGGCAGGCACCCCTATTCACGCATAATGACA GAGTTTTATCATCACCAATTACAATCTGGTATATCTGACCTCCCTCGAATTTTTGGGATGACTGCATCTCCAGTTAAGTCGAAAG CTGGAAATTCTGAGTTGACCATGTCAAAATATATTCGGGATTTAATGACTCTAATGCACTCAAAG gTTTATACATGTACAAGTGAAGCTGTTATCAGGGAGTTCATGCCAATCTCAACCCCAAAATTCAAGTTTTATGAGGCAAATGCACTTGGAATTGTGTTTGAAGAATTAGCAATTAAACTCAAGAAGTTAAAAGAGCAG CATGAACTATTCCTTAGAAGTACAGATTTCACAAAATCAGCTACCGAGTATGCAGAAAAAAGAATAACAAAGTTCTTTTGTTCTTTGATGTATTGCTTGGAGGATCTTGGTGTTTGGCTGGCTTTCAAG GCTGCAGAGTCCTTATCTTCCAATGAAACTGGACCTCTTTCATGTGGTAACTCTGCAAATAAAACTGTTAAAATGTTTTGTTTGGCTACTGTTCAGGAACTGAAAACGTACTTACTATCTG GTCCTCAGCGATCTATTAGTGACAATATGAAACATGATGTGGAAACGGGGCTGTTAACCTCCAAAGTTTTCTGTCTTATTGACACTCTACTTGAGTACAG GGATTTGACTGACCTGAGATGCATAGTTTTTGTGGAAAGGGTCATTACAGCCATTGTCCTTCCGACTTTGTTAAATGCCGTGCTTCCAAAATACAATAGCTGGAAGACCAAGTTCGTTGCAGGAAATAATTGTGGATTGCAAAGTCAATCCAAGAAAGTGCATGATGGAATTGTGGACGATTTTCGTAAGGGATTG GTCAACATCATTGTTGCAACATCAATTCTTGAAGAGGGTATAGATGTTAAAAGTTGCAATTTGGTTATTAGATTCGACCCATGTCACAATGTGTGCAGTTTCATACAATCCCGTGGCCGTGCAAGAATGCCCCATTCAGATTACATATTAATGGTTAAGAG TGGGGATTCAGTTACATGTTCAAGACTTGAGAAATACCTTTCTAGTGGGGATATTATGAGGAAGGAATCCTTGCGTCACTCTTCACTTCCATGTGATCCTTTAGAAAGTGATCTATTCCATGAGGAAACTTATCGTGTTGAAAGCACTGGAGCCATTGTCAATCTTATTTCTAGCATTGGTTTATTACACTTGTATTGCTCACGGCTCCCTGCAGATGG GTACTTTAAACCGACTCCAAGGTGGGACAAAGATACTGGAACATTGTATCTTCCTAAGAGCTGCCCTCTACCGGCTATTTCTGTACAAGGTGACCGAAAGATGTTAAAGAATATTGCATGCCTTGAAGCATGCAAACAACTTCATAAGATCGGAGCTTTAACAGATAAGCTTGTTCCTGATATTGTTGTTGAAGAACAAGAGGTGGAGGAATTTG GGAGTGAACCTTATGATGAGAAACAACCAAGTTATGTACCACGGGAATTAGTGAATCAGGTCTTGAAACACGGTGAAACAACCTACCATTGTTATTTGATAGAGTTAAAACAAAATTTTAGCTATGATATCACTGTTCAAAACATCTATCTTGCAACGAGAGTTGAGCTCAATCGAGAAATTGCAAGCATGCAATTTGATATGGGTTTTGACAAAGGTTCCTTGTCAGTAAGCTTCATACACAAAGGAGCCATTCATCTTTCCCCAGATATG GTATCTTTATGTAAAAGATTCCAGGTTACTATCCTTAGAATTCTTCTCGATCATAATATGGATAGGTTGCAAACTGCTTTAGAAAAGTGTTGTTTGGAAGATGGTCTTGAGATTGATTATCTTCTGCTTCCAAGTATGGTTAATGAGCAAGGACCAACTATTGATTGGCTTACTGTTAATTCGGTAAATTCATCTAAGATTGGATGTCAGGATCACACACCCAATATACAAACCAAAGATGGTCTAGTTTGCCGTTGCATAATACAAAATTCTTTGGTTTGTACTCCTCATAATGGTTATATTTATATCACCACTGGTATGATGAATTTGGATGGAACCTCTCCTCTAAAACTTAAGAGTGGTGAAGTAATTACGTACAAGAACTACTTTAAAAAGAA TCATGGCACACAATTGTATTTTGAACATCAACGGCTACTTAAGGCAAAACGCATTTTTCAAGTTAAAAATTACTGTCATGGACCCAAACAAGAGAAGGATAGAG aAGCAAGCAAGACATTTGTTGAATTGCCTCCTGAACTATGCTGTGTAATCATGTCACCAATATCAGACATTACCATTTATTCCTTCTCATTTATCCCTTCCATCATGCATAGACTTGAGTCTTTGCTTGTTGCTGTCAACCTAAAGATGCATATGGGTAGTCGCTGGTTGAATGAAATTCACGCACTCAAG GTCCTGGAAGCAATTACCACGAAAAGATGTAAGGAGACCTTCCATTACGAGTCTCTAGAGACTCTTGGAgattcttttttaaaatatgcTGTCACACAACATCTTTTTCAGGCATATCAAAATCACCATGAAGGTCTCCTTACTCTGAAGAGGGTCAAGATCATTTCTAATGCTGCCCTCTGTAAGTTAGGGTGCAGCTGTGGACTTCCG TTGCAGGGCTTCATACGAAATGAGCCTTTTGATCCTAATACTTGGATTGTTCCTGGTGATAAATCTGGAGGTTTGAAATTAAAAGAGTTGGTTTCCGATGGGACTAAAGTTTATTTTAGTGGAATGAGAAATTTAAAACGGAAGATTATTGCTGATGTTGTTGAGGCACTTATTGGTGCCTTCCTTATCAGCGGTGGTGAAAATGCTGCCCTGTTGTTTATGGATTGGGTTGGTATTAAAGTTTGTTTTGATATCATACCCTATGAGAGGCACTTTAGCACCTGTGTGGAGAAGCTAGTGCACATCAGCCTGCTAGAATCCAAATTAAAATACTCATTCCGTGATAGTTCTCTTTTGGTAGAAGCTCTAACACATGGTTCATACATGTTGCCGGAGGTGCCTACATGTTATCAG CGACTAGAGTTTCTTGGAGACTCAATATTGGATTATCTCATTACTGTGCATATGTATGAGAAATATCCTGGAATGTCACCCGGGCAGTTGACTGACATGAGGGCAGCATCTGTAAATAACGACTGTTATGCATGGTCAGCCATTAAGGCTGGCTTGCATAAACACATACTCCATGTGTCACAGGATCTACATAAGCATATCACGGAGGCTCTCGAGAATTTTTACAGGTTGTCGTCATCATCAACTTTTGGATGGGACATAGACATGGAGACACCATTCCCTAAG GTACTTGGCGACATTATAGAGTCTCTGGCTGGAGCAATTCTTGTTGATTCAGGATACAATAAGGAGGCTGTGTGGAAAAGTATTAGACCTCTTTTGGAACCCCTTGTGACACCTGAAACATTCAAGCTCCATCCTGTCGCAGAGTTGCATATACTATGCCAGAGAAGAAATTATACTATGAATAAAAAATTGTACCGTGAAGATGGCGGTGATCTTAATTGTATAATAAAAGTAGAAACTGATGATGGGGTCATTCACCAGCACAAGTACAGGGGTCCTGCTGATAGAAAAACAGCCCAGAAGCTAGTCTCCAAGGAAATTTTGAAGAGCTTGAAGCAGTAA
- the LOC130722847 gene encoding endoribonuclease Dicer homolog 2-like isoform X2, producing MVEEALPMELDNQVVPDALPFARSYQIEALDKAIRENTIVFLDTGSGKTLIAIMLLRSYAYRLRKPSTSVAVFLVPTVVLVSQQAKALEAHTDLKVGMYYGDMGVDFWDAATWKQQIEKQEVLVMTPQILLDCLRHSFIKLQMIKVLILDECHHTKGRHPYSRIMTEFYHHQLQSGISDLPRIFGMTASPVKSKAGNSELTMSKYIRDLMTLMHSKVYTCTSEAVIREFMPISTPKFKFYEANALGIVFEELAIKLKKLKEQHELFLRSTDFTKSATEYAEKRITKFFCSLMYCLEDLGVWLAFKAAESLSSNETGPLSCGNSANKTVKMFCLATVQELKTYLLSGPQRSISDNMKHDVETGLLTSKVFCLIDTLLEYRDLTDLRCIVFVERVITAIVLPTLLNAVLPKYNSWKTKFVAGNNCGLQSQSKKVHDGIVDDFRKGLVNIIVATSILEEGIDVKSCNLVIRFDPCHNVCSFIQSRGRARMPHSDYILMVKSGDSVTCSRLEKYLSSGDIMRKESLRHSSLPCDPLESDLFHEETYRVESTGAIVNLISSIGLLHLYCSRLPADGYFKPTPRWDKDTGTLYLPKSCPLPAISVQGDRKMLKNIACLEACKQLHKIGALTDKLVPDIVVEEQEVEEFGSEPYDEKQPSYVPRELVNQVLKHGETTYHCYLIELKQNFSYDITVQNIYLATRVELNREIASMQFDMGFDKGSLSVSFIHKGAIHLSPDMVSLCKRFQVTILRILLDHNMDRLQTALEKCCLEDGLEIDYLLLPSMVNEQGPTIDWLTVNSVNSSKIGCQDHTPNIQTKDGLVCRCIIQNSLVCTPHNGYIYITTGMMNLDGTSPLKLKSGEVITYKNYFKKNHGTQLYFEHQRLLKAKRIFQVKNYCHGPKQEKDREASKTFVELPPELCCVIMSPISDITIYSFSFIPSIMHRLESLLVAVNLKMHMGSRWLNEIHALKVLEAITTKRCKETFHYESLETLGDSFLKYAVTQHLFQAYQNHHEGLLTLKRVKIISNAALCKLGCSCGLPGFIRNEPFDPNTWIVPGDKSGGLKLKELVSDGTKVYFSGMRNLKRKIIADVVEALIGAFLISGGENAALLFMDWVGIKVCFDIIPYERHFSTCVEKLVHISLLESKLKYSFRDSSLLVEALTHGSYMLPEVPTCYQRLEFLGDSILDYLITVHMYEKYPGMSPGQLTDMRAASVNNDCYAWSAIKAGLHKHILHVSQDLHKHITEALENFYRLSSSSTFGWDIDMETPFPKVLGDIIESLAGAILVDSGYNKEAVWKSIRPLLEPLVTPETFKLHPVAELHILCQRRNYTMNKKLYREDGGDLNCIIKVETDDGVIHQHKYRGPADRKTAQKLVSKEILKSLKQ from the exons ATGGTGGAAGAAGCGCTTCCGATGGAATTGGATAACCAGGTCGTTCCCGATGCTCTTCCATTTGCTAGAAG CTATCAGATTGAAGCGTTGGATAAAGCAATCCGGGAAAATACCATTGTGTTTTTGGATACTGGTTCGGGCAAGACTTTGATAGCTATCATGCTTCTTCGCAGCTATGCATATAGACTGCGAAAGCCTTCTACTTCCGTTGCAGTGTTCTTGGTTCCCACAGTTGTGTTGGTTAGCCAA CAAGCTAAAGCCTTGGAAGCTCACACCGACTTAAAAGTGGGAATGTATTATGGAGATATGGGAGTTGATTTCTGGGATGCTGCTACGTGGAAACAGCAAATCGAGAAACAAGAG GTGCTTGTCATGACGCCTCAAATATTACTTGATTGCTTGAGGCATAGCTTTATTAAGCTACAAATGATCAAGGTTTTGATACTTGATGAATGCCACCATACAAAGGGCAGGCACCCCTATTCACGCATAATGACA GAGTTTTATCATCACCAATTACAATCTGGTATATCTGACCTCCCTCGAATTTTTGGGATGACTGCATCTCCAGTTAAGTCGAAAG CTGGAAATTCTGAGTTGACCATGTCAAAATATATTCGGGATTTAATGACTCTAATGCACTCAAAG gTTTATACATGTACAAGTGAAGCTGTTATCAGGGAGTTCATGCCAATCTCAACCCCAAAATTCAAGTTTTATGAGGCAAATGCACTTGGAATTGTGTTTGAAGAATTAGCAATTAAACTCAAGAAGTTAAAAGAGCAG CATGAACTATTCCTTAGAAGTACAGATTTCACAAAATCAGCTACCGAGTATGCAGAAAAAAGAATAACAAAGTTCTTTTGTTCTTTGATGTATTGCTTGGAGGATCTTGGTGTTTGGCTGGCTTTCAAG GCTGCAGAGTCCTTATCTTCCAATGAAACTGGACCTCTTTCATGTGGTAACTCTGCAAATAAAACTGTTAAAATGTTTTGTTTGGCTACTGTTCAGGAACTGAAAACGTACTTACTATCTG GTCCTCAGCGATCTATTAGTGACAATATGAAACATGATGTGGAAACGGGGCTGTTAACCTCCAAAGTTTTCTGTCTTATTGACACTCTACTTGAGTACAG GGATTTGACTGACCTGAGATGCATAGTTTTTGTGGAAAGGGTCATTACAGCCATTGTCCTTCCGACTTTGTTAAATGCCGTGCTTCCAAAATACAATAGCTGGAAGACCAAGTTCGTTGCAGGAAATAATTGTGGATTGCAAAGTCAATCCAAGAAAGTGCATGATGGAATTGTGGACGATTTTCGTAAGGGATTG GTCAACATCATTGTTGCAACATCAATTCTTGAAGAGGGTATAGATGTTAAAAGTTGCAATTTGGTTATTAGATTCGACCCATGTCACAATGTGTGCAGTTTCATACAATCCCGTGGCCGTGCAAGAATGCCCCATTCAGATTACATATTAATGGTTAAGAG TGGGGATTCAGTTACATGTTCAAGACTTGAGAAATACCTTTCTAGTGGGGATATTATGAGGAAGGAATCCTTGCGTCACTCTTCACTTCCATGTGATCCTTTAGAAAGTGATCTATTCCATGAGGAAACTTATCGTGTTGAAAGCACTGGAGCCATTGTCAATCTTATTTCTAGCATTGGTTTATTACACTTGTATTGCTCACGGCTCCCTGCAGATGG GTACTTTAAACCGACTCCAAGGTGGGACAAAGATACTGGAACATTGTATCTTCCTAAGAGCTGCCCTCTACCGGCTATTTCTGTACAAGGTGACCGAAAGATGTTAAAGAATATTGCATGCCTTGAAGCATGCAAACAACTTCATAAGATCGGAGCTTTAACAGATAAGCTTGTTCCTGATATTGTTGTTGAAGAACAAGAGGTGGAGGAATTTG GGAGTGAACCTTATGATGAGAAACAACCAAGTTATGTACCACGGGAATTAGTGAATCAGGTCTTGAAACACGGTGAAACAACCTACCATTGTTATTTGATAGAGTTAAAACAAAATTTTAGCTATGATATCACTGTTCAAAACATCTATCTTGCAACGAGAGTTGAGCTCAATCGAGAAATTGCAAGCATGCAATTTGATATGGGTTTTGACAAAGGTTCCTTGTCAGTAAGCTTCATACACAAAGGAGCCATTCATCTTTCCCCAGATATG GTATCTTTATGTAAAAGATTCCAGGTTACTATCCTTAGAATTCTTCTCGATCATAATATGGATAGGTTGCAAACTGCTTTAGAAAAGTGTTGTTTGGAAGATGGTCTTGAGATTGATTATCTTCTGCTTCCAAGTATGGTTAATGAGCAAGGACCAACTATTGATTGGCTTACTGTTAATTCGGTAAATTCATCTAAGATTGGATGTCAGGATCACACACCCAATATACAAACCAAAGATGGTCTAGTTTGCCGTTGCATAATACAAAATTCTTTGGTTTGTACTCCTCATAATGGTTATATTTATATCACCACTGGTATGATGAATTTGGATGGAACCTCTCCTCTAAAACTTAAGAGTGGTGAAGTAATTACGTACAAGAACTACTTTAAAAAGAA TCATGGCACACAATTGTATTTTGAACATCAACGGCTACTTAAGGCAAAACGCATTTTTCAAGTTAAAAATTACTGTCATGGACCCAAACAAGAGAAGGATAGAG aAGCAAGCAAGACATTTGTTGAATTGCCTCCTGAACTATGCTGTGTAATCATGTCACCAATATCAGACATTACCATTTATTCCTTCTCATTTATCCCTTCCATCATGCATAGACTTGAGTCTTTGCTTGTTGCTGTCAACCTAAAGATGCATATGGGTAGTCGCTGGTTGAATGAAATTCACGCACTCAAG GTCCTGGAAGCAATTACCACGAAAAGATGTAAGGAGACCTTCCATTACGAGTCTCTAGAGACTCTTGGAgattcttttttaaaatatgcTGTCACACAACATCTTTTTCAGGCATATCAAAATCACCATGAAGGTCTCCTTACTCTGAAGAGGGTCAAGATCATTTCTAATGCTGCCCTCTGTAAGTTAGGGTGCAGCTGTGGACTTCCG GGCTTCATACGAAATGAGCCTTTTGATCCTAATACTTGGATTGTTCCTGGTGATAAATCTGGAGGTTTGAAATTAAAAGAGTTGGTTTCCGATGGGACTAAAGTTTATTTTAGTGGAATGAGAAATTTAAAACGGAAGATTATTGCTGATGTTGTTGAGGCACTTATTGGTGCCTTCCTTATCAGCGGTGGTGAAAATGCTGCCCTGTTGTTTATGGATTGGGTTGGTATTAAAGTTTGTTTTGATATCATACCCTATGAGAGGCACTTTAGCACCTGTGTGGAGAAGCTAGTGCACATCAGCCTGCTAGAATCCAAATTAAAATACTCATTCCGTGATAGTTCTCTTTTGGTAGAAGCTCTAACACATGGTTCATACATGTTGCCGGAGGTGCCTACATGTTATCAG CGACTAGAGTTTCTTGGAGACTCAATATTGGATTATCTCATTACTGTGCATATGTATGAGAAATATCCTGGAATGTCACCCGGGCAGTTGACTGACATGAGGGCAGCATCTGTAAATAACGACTGTTATGCATGGTCAGCCATTAAGGCTGGCTTGCATAAACACATACTCCATGTGTCACAGGATCTACATAAGCATATCACGGAGGCTCTCGAGAATTTTTACAGGTTGTCGTCATCATCAACTTTTGGATGGGACATAGACATGGAGACACCATTCCCTAAG GTACTTGGCGACATTATAGAGTCTCTGGCTGGAGCAATTCTTGTTGATTCAGGATACAATAAGGAGGCTGTGTGGAAAAGTATTAGACCTCTTTTGGAACCCCTTGTGACACCTGAAACATTCAAGCTCCATCCTGTCGCAGAGTTGCATATACTATGCCAGAGAAGAAATTATACTATGAATAAAAAATTGTACCGTGAAGATGGCGGTGATCTTAATTGTATAATAAAAGTAGAAACTGATGATGGGGTCATTCACCAGCACAAGTACAGGGGTCCTGCTGATAGAAAAACAGCCCAGAAGCTAGTCTCCAAGGAAATTTTGAAGAGCTTGAAGCAGTAA